The following are encoded together in the Robertmurraya sp. FSL R5-0851 genome:
- a CDS encoding YwaF family protein gives MKSFFGHYGNSFEMYSLQHVIALMFIILVVGTVIWFRVHFRKPGWNRIFRYGLALLMLLLHIGLHLWYINTGNWTPEQSLPFHLCTLTLLLSILLLLYPNFYLYEFVFFAGTLGALQALLTPVLEVAFPHFWYFYFFVGHGGIVLTAIFMTAVEGFRPTWRSVGRTMLWLNILMVVVIPVNAITGANYMFLARKPDTVSLLDFLGPWPWYIISLEVVALVLCILLYLPFLLFERWKLLGKSI, from the coding sequence ATGAAATCATTCTTTGGTCATTATGGCAATTCATTCGAAATGTATTCGCTTCAGCATGTAATAGCACTAATGTTTATTATCTTGGTCGTAGGGACAGTCATTTGGTTCAGAGTACATTTTCGCAAACCCGGGTGGAATCGTATTTTCCGTTACGGATTAGCCTTGCTAATGCTTTTATTACATATAGGTTTACATTTATGGTACATCAATACCGGTAATTGGACACCGGAGCAATCCCTCCCGTTTCATCTATGTACATTAACCCTGCTTTTATCGATTTTGCTGCTACTTTATCCAAATTTCTACTTGTATGAGTTCGTCTTTTTTGCAGGTACACTTGGTGCACTGCAAGCGTTATTAACTCCTGTGCTTGAAGTTGCTTTTCCTCATTTTTGGTATTTTTACTTTTTTGTCGGACACGGGGGAATTGTGTTAACGGCTATTTTTATGACTGCTGTAGAAGGTTTTAGACCGACTTGGAGATCAGTTGGAAGGACGATGCTTTGGTTAAATATCCTAATGGTGGTTGTGATCCCGGTAAACGCAATAACAGGAGCAAATTACATGTTTCTAGCCAGAAAACCTGACACTGTTTCTTTGCTTGATTTTCTTGGTCCATGGCCTTGGTATATTATTTCGCTTGAGGTAGTTGCACTCGTGTTATGTATATTGCTCTATTTGCCTTTTCTTTTATTTGAACGATGGAAGCTACTAGGGAAATCAATCTAA